From the genome of Carassius auratus strain Wakin chromosome 26, ASM336829v1, whole genome shotgun sequence, one region includes:
- the slc25a4 gene encoding ADP/ATP translocase 1 → MSDAVISFLKDFLAGGVAAAISKTAVAPIERVKLLLQVQHASKQITVDKQYKGIIDCVVRIPKEQGFLSFWRGNLANVIRYFPTQALNFAFKDKYKKIFLGGVNQKTQFWRYFAGNLASGGAAGATSLCFVYPLDFARTRLAADIGKGSAEREFSGLWNCLAKIYKSDGLRGLYQGFNVSVQGIIIYRAAYFGVYDTAKGMLPDPKNTHIVISWMIAQTVTAAAGIISYPFDTVRRRMMMQSGRKGADIMYKGTIDCWKKITKDEGAKAFFKGAWSNVIRGMGGAFVLVLYDEIKKFT, encoded by the exons ATGTCTGACGCGGTGATCAGCTTTTTGAAGGATTTCTTGGCCGGTGGTGTGGCTGCTGCCATCTCAAAGACAGCTGTGGCCCCCATTGAAAGAGTCAAACTGTTATTGCAG GTCCAGCATGCCAGCAAACAGATCACAGTTGACAAACAGTACAAAGGGATCATCGACTGCGTAGTGAGAATTCCCAAAGAGCAGGGATTCCTGTCTTTCTGGAGAGGCAACCTCGCCAACGTCATCAGATACTTCCCCACACAAGCCCTCAACTTTGCCTTCAAGGACAAGTACAAGAAAATCTTCCTTGGAGGAGTGAACCAGAAGACCCAGTTCTGGCGTTACTTTGCTGGTAACCTGGCCTCTGGCGGTGCTGCCGGGGCCACCTCTCTGTGCTTCGTCTACCCTCTCGACTTTGCCAGAACAAGGCTTGCTGCTGATATCGGCAAAGGTTCAGCGGAGAGAGAGTTCTCTGGTCTGTGGAACTGCCTTGCCAAGATTTACAAGTCTGATGGTCTTAGGGGTCTTTACCAAGGCTTCAACGTTTCTGTCCAGGGCATTATTATCTACAGAGCTGCGTACTTTGGTGTCTATGATACAGCTAAAG GTATGCTCCCAGACCCCAAGAACACGCACATTGTCATCAGCTGGATGATTGCCCAGACTGTCACAGCTGCTGCCGGTATCATTTCATATCCCTTCGACACCGTCAGACGTCGTATGATGATGCAGTCTGGACGCAAAGGAG CTGACATCATGTACAAGGGCACAATCGACTGTTGGAAGAAGATCACCAAGGATGAGGGAGCCAAAGCTTTCTTCAAGGGTGCCTGGTCTAACGTGATCAGAGGCATGGGTGGTGCTTTTGTGCTGGTCCTGTATGACGAGATCAAGAAGTTCACTTAA